The following coding sequences lie in one Corticium candelabrum chromosome 10, ooCorCand1.1, whole genome shotgun sequence genomic window:
- the LOC134185380 gene encoding phosphatidylinositol phosphatase PTPRQ-like codes for MVKGPDKLFPQKQILKEKGQMDCIWGSWSACSVECGNGTRTRQVTQAPTMSGQMCTGPSTETCIVTSCMATNLAASLAATVTISSVYSSDFVSGKAIDGNPKDVTGQTLVGTDCAGSKHSLNPWLRVDLQKEYFVSRVRVITISDRGENVDVHVGNNLTNNGNDNHDCGKAPYDSSNNLNAIWRDVSCSPPVWGRYINLQRIVTNDVLHVCEVAFNYELEIAILDNNMNIEGRSVAVDENQDYSNPIDCGVSPDVTNINARLQWKHNMTIDVPSSSAQSVYQVYENGVQKLYIKSASVSSNGLYTCQYTATDGSIVSKSFTLNIRVVLTPPQNLRSSRVTSSSITLQWDEPLSFNGAFQYYTVYNSIGDPLYRKSPNIRSHDNLYTLAGLNPYTVYKIYVTVTNNAKSNLESFPSNSITVRTLARTPTPPQHVRNSSVTSNSVTIQWYSPLNSNDILSFYTIYYSTDRSQYDTSSDIPISQNTYTLMNLSPYTTYFIYMSVTNNASLNSESLPSNVIQVQTLWSSPLKPDKPLPGDTRPSATTVTLVPPSVDDSNGPIKYVDFIVHEDVTGYDGDEVANMPPVIKPYDKSRIWYVAARYEYDQYKKNIAGRQFIIGNGSVVSAGGIEYTNGPLQPGQSYLVYIRIIGIGNDEVQEFSSVSEATRYATASSSGGSSNSVLIIAVAVTLSVIILVLIIILFIFLRKNYRCTIHRNEPKLEPVKYDSVITNPKVTSGTSECLEASNVIMTVNSLYATTGAGSSDKSREYVEVRAVAVDQDRKNEEPLYESMDGESAL; via the exons ATGGTAAAAGGTCCAGACAAATTGTTTCCTCAGAAGCAGATTTTGAAGGAGAAAGGCCAAA tggATTGCATTTGGGGTAGTTGGAGTGCATGTAGTGTTGAGtgtggaaatggcaccagaactcggcAGGTTACTCAAGCCcccacaatgagtggtcagaTGTGTACAGGACCATCGACTGAAACGtgcatagtcacatctt GTATGGCTACCAATCTAGCTGCTTCTCTTGCAGCAACGGTGACCATTAGTTCAGTCTATAGTTCTGACTTTGTTTCTGGAAAggctatagatggcaatccaaAAGATGTTACTGGACAGACACTTGTTGGTACTGATTGTGCTGGTTCAAAACATTCTTTGAATCCTTGGCTTCGAGTTGACTTGCAAAAGGAATATTTTGTTTCACGTGTTAGAGTTATCACTATAAGTGATAGAGGTGAAAATGTGGATGTTCATGTTGGTAACAACTTAACAAACAATGGGAATGATAACCACGATTGTGGAAAGGCTCCATATGACAGCTCTAATAATTTGAATGCAATATGGCGAGATGTTAGCTGCAGTccaccagtttggggaagatacattaatttacagagaATAGTGACAAATGACGTTCTTCATgtatgtgaggtggctttcaactatg agttggagattgctattctagacaataatatgAACATTGAAGGAAGAAGTGTGGCAgttgatgagaatcaagattactctaatcctattgattgtggtgtcagtcctgatgtgaccaacATTAATGcacgtttgcaatggaagCACAACATGACTATTGATGTACCATCTTCAAGTGCACAGAGTGTATATCAGgtgtatgagaatggtgtTCAGAAGctctacatcaagtcagctaGTGTCTCTTCCAATGGTCTGTATACATGTCAATATACTGCAACTGATGGCTCtatagtgtcaaagtcatttacacTGAATATTCGTGTGG TACTAACTCCACCTCAGAATTTGAGAAGTTCACGTGTGACATCAAGTTCAATTACTCTACAATGGGACGAGCCTCTAAGCTTTAACGGTGCTTTTCAGTACTACACT GTTTACAACAGTATTGGTGATCCTTTGTACAGGAAGAGTCCCAACATTAGGAGTCATGACAACTTATACACTTTGGCGGGCCTCAACCCATATACTGTTTacaaaatatatgtgacagtAACGAATAACGCAAAGTCCAATCTAGAAAGTTTCCCTAGTAACAGCATTACAGTGCGCACACTGGCAAGAA CACCAACTCCACCTCAGCATGTGAGAAATTCAAGTGTGACGTCAAATTCAGTTACTATTCAGTGGTATTCTCCGTTGAACTCAAATGACATCCTCAGCTTTTACACA ATTTACTATAGCACTGATAGATCACAATATGACACGTCTTCTGACATTCCCATTAGTCAAAATACATACACGTTGATGAATCTTAGTCCATACACAACATACTTCATTTACATGTCAGTTACAAACAATGCCAGCTTAAACTCAGAAAGTTTGCCTAGCAATGTTATTCAAGTGCAAACTCTTTGGTCTTCTCCACTTAAACCAGATAAACCATTACCTGGTGACACAAGACCATCAGCAACAACTGTAACATTAGTGCCTCCAAGTGTTGACGATTCCAATGGTCCAATAAA GTATGTTGATTTTATTGTGCACGAGGATGTGACTGGATATGATGGTGATGAGGTCGCTAATATGCCGCCTGTTATCAAACCATATGACAAGAGTAGGATCTGGTATGTGGCAGCTCGATATGAATATGATCAGTACAAGAAGAACATAGCTGGACGTCAGTTTATAATTGGAAATGGTTCAGTGGTGTCTGCTGGAGGTATAGAGTACACAAATGGACCACTACAACCAGGACAGTCATATCTGGTTTATATCCGCATCATTGGGATTGGAAATGATGAG GTGCAGGAGTTCTCATCAGTCAGTGAGGCTACAA GGTACGCAACTGCGTCATCATCTGGAGGATCATCAAATTCTGTGTTGATCATCGCAGTTGCTGTTACACTAAGCGTCATCATTCTTGTGCTAATCATCATACTTTTCATTTTCCTGAG GAAGAATTACAGGTGCACTATCCATAGAAATGAGCCAAAATTGGAGCCTGTGAAATATGATAGCGTCATTACCAATCCTAAAGTAACATCTGGAACAAGTGAATGCTTGGAGGCAAGCAATGTGATCATGACCGTTAATAGCTTATATGCTACTACAG GTGCAGGCAGCAGTGATAAATCACGTGAATATGTAGAAGTTAGAGCtgttgcagttgatcaagacaggAAGAATGAGGAACCATTGTATGAGAGTATGGATGGTGAATCGGCACTTTGA